Part of the Bacteroidota bacterium genome is shown below.
GGAAAGTACCCAGTCCAAATAAAACCATAAACAAGGCTCCATAAAAAACAGATTGTGTAGCCAGTGATGCTATTAAAGCTACATACACAAAACCACAAGGCAATATGCCATTGAGTGCACCAATTAAAAAAAAGGAAAATAAATGTTTACTCCTGAATAATTTTCCATACCATTTATTGCCCCAAAAATTAAACTCCAGCTTGCTTAATATTTTTGGAAGAAACAATTTCATTAACGTTACAACCAAAATTAACACACCGGCCAAAATACTGATGGACTGCTGCCATCCGGCTATTTTTAAACCAAAGCCTAATGAACCTATAATGGCTCCCAACACTGCATAAGTAAAAATTCTGCCTAAGTTATAGGTTAAGCGTGAAACGAATAAATGGCCTGTTGTACTGCTATGTTTGGGTAAAGCAAAAGCAATGGGCCCACACATACCTGCACAATGCATACTACCTACCAAGCCTGTTACAAATGCCGTTAAAAACAATAATTCCATATCCGGTTATATATGTAAATGTTCTTCTAAATAATGGATTCCTTGTTCATCATTCCATATTATTTTAGCTGTCCAATTGCCTTTTGCAAAATCAATTAAACCAACGGAGCAAGCATGCTCTTGGTTGTTCAAATCAATTGCTATCCGTTTGTCAAAAGATTTATTGGCCAGGCAATAAAATTGAATATATGCATTACTGATTTTTTTAAGTTGTGTGTTTTTAATATGTAAGACTTGAGTATTTTGGTTGTTATTTAACCATATAACTGTCACCTCTAACAAACTATCTGCTCCCTTATTGGCATCAATAGTAGTTTGGTAAGCTTCACCTTTTTCATAGTAATCATTCTCAACCAATACCACATCCTCATTTATCATTTTTACAGTCATTGTTATAATAAAAGCCATAAATAGTGCAGCTGCTACAACTAGTTTTGTTCCCCAATTCAGTTTCATGTTATTACTTTGTTTTATACTAATTAACCGGTGCTAAAAAATTCGATTTCATTTGCTCAATAATTTCACCATTGATTTTTACATTAATAAGCACTTCGTTTTGATTACTTGATATGAGTTTAGGATCTATCTCTATAAAAAAACTAGTCTTAGCTAATTCATCTTTAGGTATATTTATTTTATTACGGTCAATTAAAATAATTTTCCCTCCTATGGGCTTAATTAATTCTAACTCTATTGGTACCGCATTAAATGTTTTATTCACAACTTCTATATTGTAAAGATTACTTATATTACCATTAGTCTGTGTTTGGTATAACATACCAGCCGTTCTGTTCAGTGTAGTTTCTATTTCTTTCCTGCTTGCTACCAAATAAATTAATAGTCCAAATAATACAATCAATACTGATGAGTAACCCACATTTCGTAAGGTAAATTTAAAGGTTTCATTTTTATCAATCCCATTTTTTGAATTAAAGCCAATCAACCTTTTTGGTTTATTTATTTTTACCATTACCTCATCGCAGGCATCAATACAAGCTGTACAGTTAATGCATTCCAGTTGTGTACCATTCCTTATATCAATGCCCGTAGGACAAACCTGCACACATAATTTACAATCAATACAATCGCCTTTAAGAGTTGTTTCTGCTTGTTTTTTTACCGCCTTACCTCTTGGTTCCCCTCTTAAATAATTATAGGCCACTACAATAGAATGTTGGTCTAACATTAAACCTTGTAAGCGGCCATATGGACAAATAATTACACAAACTATTTCGCGTAAAAAGGCAAAAACAAAATAGAAAACTGTTGAAAATACTAATAAAGAAATAAGCTTACCTAAGTGAGCTATTGGACCTTCTATGATTAACAATTTCATTTCATCAATACCTATAATGTATGAAAGGAATGTATTGGCTATTAAAAATGACAACAAATAAAACACCACATGCTTAGCTGTTTTCCTTACTATTTTATTAGTTGTCCAGGTTTGTGCAGCTAACTTTTTTTGCTGGTTAAAATCGCCTTCAATTAAATACTCAACCTTACGAAAAAGCATTTCCATAAAAATGGTTTGAGGGCAGGCCCACCCGCACCATACCCTGCCAAACAATACCGTAAATACAATAATAAAAAGAATAAAAGTAAGCATGAGTAAAGCAAACAGGTTTAAATCCTGTGGCCAGAAAGGCATACCGAAAATAATAAACTTGCGCTCTAAAATATTAAATAACAACATGGGGTGTCCATGCATTTTAATAAAAGGGCTTACAAAAAACAGCGCATATAAAAACCATGCAAAAAGCGTTCTGTAGAGGTATAAACCACCTTTAGGCTTTCTTGGAAAGATCCAAAGGCGTTTACCCTCCTTATTTACATTTGACAAGCTATCCCTGTAATGGGCCTCATCTAATGCCGTAGCCGCTTCAACTTCCTGCATGATTTTAAAATTATTGTAACGCGGTTATTAAACTATCCTTTGCAATTACAGCTTGTGTTGAATCAGATTTTGTCGATTCCATTTTAGTACCTTGTGGTGCTAATGCACCCGGAGGGTTTGTACCTTGCAGTGTGGTAATATAACTTGTGAGTTCAGCCATTTGCAATCCATTTAACGACTTTTCCCAAGCTATCATACCCTTACCTGTTACACCATATTTAATGGTTTTAAAAATATTGTTTACTTCGCCTCCGTGTAACCAGTATTCATCGGTTAAGTTAGGCCCTACCTTACCTTCACCGGCAGCACCATGGCAAACAGCACACTTAGCTATAAACATTTCTTTTCCTTCATTAATTTGCTTGCTATCAGCCAATAGTTTAACATTATTCTCATCTATAGTATTGCCCACTTTTTTCAGGTATTCAACCTTGGCTATTTCTGCATCAGCTAACTGTTGCTCATACTCTGCCATTTGCAATTGACCATAACCCAAAAAGTGATACCAAAAGGCATAAATGATAGCAAAAACAATAGTGCTATAAAACATAAAGTTAAACCAGGGTGGTGTAGGATTATCTAACTCAACAATACCATCAAAACTTTCGTCCAGCATTAATTCTTTCTCATGTTTTAATGAGTGCAATGAAAATAATTTTTCAACGGTTGTTCTTTCTTCTAATGCTACCACAACAGGTTTATTAATATTCCTGACTGCTTTTAACATAATGTATGTTAAGCCTAATATAATCAGCACCAAAAGACTAATTAAAATGGCCATCACTTTTAAATACAGCATGTCAAAATCACCAAAGTTAAATGCAGACTCTGATGCCATTACTGAACCTGATAACATAACTATACTCGCGGCTACAAATATTTTTGCTTTCATTTTTCTATTGATTAAATATTAAACTTTATTGAAGTGGTTTATTACGCATTTCTTCTATGTAGCTCTTTTTAGCTTTAAACAACCAAATAGTAACCAATACAAAAAACGAGGTAAACACTAGCAGAGAAAACATTTGATAAATATTAACTCCACTTATTTCATGTAATAAATTGCGAAACATATTTTTAATTATTTAGTGGTTGTATTACTTAATTTAATATCGGTACCTAAGCGTTGTAAATAGGCTATAATAGCAATCAACTCTTTATCACTTTCCAGTTTTATTTTTTCAACAGCTAAGTTTTCACTTATTTGTTTTGCCTGATTTTGTAAATCAGCTACAGCCTGGTTTTCATAACCTTTTTCATAAGGCACGCCTAATGTGCGCATGGCATTAATTTTATCTTTGGTATTTGAAATATCCAACACTTGTTCAGCCAACCAAGGGTATGCTGGCATAATAGAACCGGGCGACATTAAACGAGGGTCAATCATATGATGATAATGCCAACTATTAGGATACTTACCACCTTCGCGTAATAAATCAGGACCGGTACGTTTTGAACCCCATAAAAATGGATGATCATATACATATTCACCAGCTTTTGCATATTCACCATAACGTTCTGTTTCACTTCTAAACGGACGAACCATTTGTGAATGACAACCTACACAACCTTCGCGTATGTACAAATCGCGACCCTGCAACTCAAGCGGAGTATAAGGTTTAACACTGGTTATAGTTGGTATATTTGATTTAATTAAAAAGGTTGGCATCATTTCCACCAGACCACCAATAGCAACCACCACAATAGCCAATACCATAAAAGTAATAGGTTTGCGTTCTAATGCTTTATGCCAATAAGAGGCATGTCCAACCGGTTGATAATTGCTTTCCAAAGCCGGGGCTTCTGCATTTTCATTGGCTACCAGTTTACCTGAAGCCATAGTTTTAACAAGGTTATAAACCATTACTAAGGTTCCTGCTAAATAAAGAGTGCCACCAATAGAACGAAATATATGTAATGATCGAATTTGTTTAGTCGTATCTATAAACTCATATTTTAATTGCCCTGCTTCTGTGAACTCTTTCCACATTAAACCTTGTGTAAATCCGCTCCAATACATAGGCACTGCATAAAATAATATACCTAATGTACCAATCCAAAAATGAAAATTTGCTAATTTACCAGAGTATATTTTGGTATTATATATTCTGGGAATTAACCAATATAAAATACCAAAAGTCATAAATCCATTCCAGCCTAAAGCTCCAACATGTACATGGGCTACTATCCAATCAGTAAAATGTGCAATAGCATTTACGTTTTTAAGCGATAACAGAGGCCCTTCAAACGTAGCCATACCGTATGCTGTAATAGCTACAGCAAAAAACTTTAAAACAGGTTCATCACGAACTTTATCCCAGGCACCTCTTAATGTCAACAATCCATTAATCATACCTCCCCACGAAGGAGCAATAAGCATAATAGAAAAAACAACACCTAATGACTGAGCCCAGTCGGGCAAAGAAGTATAAAGTAAATGATGGGGCCCTGCCCAGATATATAAAAATATTAAACTCCAAAAATGCAGGATAGACAATTTATAAGAGTAAACAGGTCTGTTAACTGCTTTAGGCAAATAATAATACATCAATCCTAAAAATGGAGTGGTTAAGAAAAAAGCCACTGCATTATGTCCGTACCACCACTGTACCAACGCATCTTGCACACCGGCATACCACGAATAGCTTTTAAATAGTGAAATAGGTAATTCAAATGAATTAACAATATGTAATACTGCTACAGTAACAAATGTGGCTATATAAAACCAAATGGCTACGTACATATGGCGCTCCCTGCGTTTAAAAATGGTACCAAACATGTTCCAGCCAAACACAACCCAAATTAAAGTAATAGCAATATCAATAGGCCACTCTAACTCTGCATACTCTTTTGATGTGGTAAGACCTAAAGGTAAAGTAAGTGCAGCAGCCACAATAATGGCCTGCCATCCCCAAAAGTGTATGCGACTTAAAACATCGCTAAACATTCTGGCTTTACATAAACGCTGTAACGAGTAATACACACCCATGAAAATAGCATTACCTACAAAAGCAAAAATGATAGCATTGGTGTGTAATGGTCTGATGCGACCAAATGAGGTATACTGATTGCCAAGATTAGCTGCCGGCTCGTATAGTTGAATAGCAACGAGCAAACCTACAATCATTCCTACAACTCCCCATAACATGGTAGCTATGGCAAAGTTTTTTACGATTCGGTTATCGTATTGAAATTTTTCTATTTGCATAAGGTGAGTATATTATTTACTCAACAAACCTACTATGCCTTTATACTATATAATATGACCAACTACAAACAATAGTGTGACATATTATATTATAAATACTGATGCATGTCATTATTACGAAGCAAAATTATTGAATGTCTTGTTCAGTTTTTGTTCCATCTTCAAAAAGCATGCGAACAGAAGGAGTATAATCATCATCAATCTGACCACTTTTCACCATCCATATAAAAGCTATTAAAAAACCAACAGCTAATACAAAACTACATCCTATTAAAATCAACATTATTTTCATGGCTTCTGGTTGCTTTATTGTTTATTCATTTTCCTTGCTAATATATAAGTAGCACAAGTGGTAAAACCTATTACTGTAAAGGAGCTTATAGGCATTAGTATAGCAGCAATTACAGGAGACAATGTGCCACTTACTGCATACGACAAACCAATAATATTATAGCTTAATGAAAGTATAAAACTTACATAAATAACTTTCATGGTGTTTCTGCAATACGTTAAATAGGAAGGCAAGTATTCAAATTGACTGGCATCCATAATTACATCGCTTGATGGAGAAAAGCTGGAAGTATCCTCACTTAAACTAATACCAACAGCAGCCGCCTTTAAAGCACCCGCATCATTTAATCCGTCACCAACCATCATCACCTTTTTATTATTATCCTGCAAACTATTTACAAATAACAATTTGTCGGATGGGCTTTGTTTAAATAATAATTGAGCCTGATCAGGAAACACCGTTTGCAGGTAAGCTTTCTCACTTTCATTATCGCCAGATAAAACACTTAGTGAAAATATATTGGCAAGCTTATCAATTACGTTTTTTAAACCGGTTCGGTATATATGATTAATTTTAAACCGCCCTTTCAACTCTTCATTTATTTTCACATAAATAAAAGTATTCAATACACTTTCATCTGTTGTGGTAATGTTTAAAAACTTAGCTGAGCCTAATTTAATTTCATTTCCTGCTACATCAGCCTGTATACCTTTTCCTATATACTCATTAAATACATTTAACGACATACTTGTATTAACCTGCAAATACGATACAATACGTTTACTTAAAGGATGTATGGAGTTTTGAGCAACTGCCACTATCAACTCCTTATCCAAATCACTTAACTCACTTCCTTCAAATACTATTTGCGACTCATTGCTTTGTGTAATGGTACCGGTTTTATCAAATACTATGGTATCTATATTGGCAATATGTTCTACCACACCTGCCGATTTCAAATAAAATTTTTGCCTGCCTAAATTACGCATGGCATTACCCAATGCAAAAGGGCTTGATAAAGCCAATGCACATGGGCATGCAATAATGAGTACAGAAGTAAAAGCATGAATTACTTTATGACTATCAAAAACCATCCAAAACAAAGCTGAAGAAACAGCTACTGCTAGTAAAACAACAGTGAAATACTTACTCACCCTGGTTTGAAAAGTTTCTACTTTACTATTAACTGCTTTGGAAAATATATCGTTATTCCATAATTGTGTTAAATAACTTTGTTCCGTTAACTTACATACCTCCAACTCCAAATTACCGCTGGTTTGTTTACCTCCTGCATAAATTATTTCACCCAATTCTTTTTTAACAGGTTCTTTCTCGCCCGAAACAAAGCTAAAATCTATATTAGCCTGTCCTTTTAGTAATATACTATCAGCAGGAATTATCTCATTGTTTCTAATTAATATTCTATCGCCTACTTTCAATTTATTAATGGCAACTGAAGCAGTAGCGCCATTGCTAATTGTCATAACTGATATGGGAAAGTATGATTGGTAATCGCGCTCAAAGGAAAGCGACTCGTATGTTTTTTGTTGAAACCATTTACCTATGAGTAAGAAGAAAACCAAACCGGCTAAAGTATCGCAATAACCTAAGCCTGTATGACTCAATATTTCATAAAAATTGCGTACAAACAAAACCACTAAACCAATGGCCAAGGGTACATCTATGGTAATTAATTTTTTACGTAATCCTTTGTAAGCTGCTATTAAATAATCTTGCCCACTGAAAGCAAAAACCGGTATGGATAATGCCAGGTTAATATAACCAAATGCAGCCGACAAATAGTTCTTAGTGGTCATATCCAGTCCAAAATACTCCGGAAAACTAATGAGCATAATATTACCAAAACAAAAACCAGCCACTCCAATTTGAAACAAAAGTTTTCTATTGGTATGATTGCGTTTCTTGTCCTTCATATCGTGCATACTTAAGGTGGGTTCATAACCTATACTGGCTAATAAAGTAACCAACTCTCGCAATGTTATTTTATGTGGATCGTATACAACGCTGGCTGTTTGTTTTAAAAAATTAACCCTTACAGCCACCACTCCAGCATGTATTTTATATAAATTCTCAAGCAAATAAATACAACTGCTGCAATGAATAGTAGGAATAGTAAATTGGAGTCTAGCTATTTTATCGTCTTTATAGTCAATCAACTTTGACTGTACTTGGTTATCGTCCAAGTAGGCAAATTTATTTTGCTGCAAACTTTTTAAAGACTTACCAGGTGTTGTTTCAATGGTATAATAATCCATTAAATTATTTTCCGACAAAAGCCTGAATACATTTTTACAACCTATACAACAAAAGCTTTTATCAGCGAATGAGATTATCCCGTCCTTACAATCATCGCCACAGTGGCAACAAGTTGTTTTAGCTTTTTCCGATTTTAATTCACCCATGTCAATCTATTATTAAGCCATAAAAACACTATTGCCTTCCTTTAAAAAGTACGATTCCTTGTCTTTCATTAAATCGTAAATAATATCCTCTTTATTATGGCCGGCTACCAGCAAAAAATGATGGTACGTATTTAACAACATCAATAAATCATGTTGAAATGCCTCTAGGTATATACGACTAATAGAAAAATGTAAACAATACGATTTAATATAAGCAATTAAATACCGCTCTTCATCCAAAGCTTGATTAGTGGCTTTAATAATTAAATGTACGGAGGCCTGCTTTATTTGCGCTCCCATTAAATAAACAAATAGTTTAATGGTTTGAAATGAATCTAACGACCCATCAAATAACAAAACAACATGCTCAATTATTAACTCCTTTGAAGGAATCAATAGTATAGGGCATTGGCAAGTGGTAAGCAATTGATAAATGTTATCAGCCCCCTCTTTGCTATCCAAATTTTTTGTTATTATTTCTTTCCCAATAATTAAGGTATCGCTGTATTTTGATTCCACCACAAAAGAGGTTGCCAGTAAATTGGCTTTTTCAAAAAACACATCAATTTTAAGCGACAGTAACTTACATTTTCTAATTACTCGCTCTATTGTTTCTTGGCTATTAAGTGGGTTATTGTGCAATATTTTTGAAATCAATTCATCATATTCATATTGCGATACTTCATTTACACTATTATTAAACAAGTTACCAATATCATGATGACTGATTCCATCAACAAAAACACCCGTTGAAGAGGTAATGGTACCAGCATTAAACATGCTCTTACTTTGCTCTATTAAAGCTTCAGTATTATCATTATCATCTAATAATATCAGTAAATTTTGGGCCATAGCATCTTTGGTAATACAATACACTTTATGTTGTACCAAAGGTATTCTTATGAATACCGCAACCCTATGACTTGACTCAATGTAAAAACTGATGATTAGGGTATTTATAACTGACAAGTGTCAGCAAACCATCATTTAACAATAAGCTATAAACAGAAAGAGTGACAAGGAAACTATTGCGCAGGTTCTTCTGCGGCAGTTCCTTTATCGGTGCGTTTAGTGCCTAAATACATTTGGTATTGGTGAAACTTACACTCCAACGGACCATTGTAAACCAGTAAGCGTTGCGATGTTTTTAAACGGATACTTTTCATGGCTTCCTGGTTTGATGAAAGTACCCATGCCTGCCAACCGTTAAAATCTTTCTTAAATTTATCGCCAATCATTTTATAAAACTCACCTGCTTCTTCCAATGAAAGTCTTTCCCCGTAAGGTGGGTTAATAACCAAAGTACCTTTATCAGCAGGCACTTTTGCATATTCAAAAGGCACTTTATCCAATCTTATTACATCACTTAAACCTGCGTTTTTTATATTTTCTCTGGCTATTTCAAGTGTGGTGCCTGATATATCCGAACCATAAATTTTCAGGTTCCTATCATGTACTATATTCGCTTTGGCTTCTTGTTTTATGCTTTGCCATAGCTGATGGTCGTAATCTAACCACGATTGAAAACCAAAACGTTTACGTAAATAATTAGCCGGAATATTTTTAGCTAACATAGCTGCTTCAATCACTATAGTTCCACTACCACACATGCCATCCATAAAAGGCTCTTTTAAATCCCAACCGCTCATTTTTACAATAGCTGCTGCGGTTACTTCATTTAAAGGCGCTCTGTTGGTTTCTTCCCTATACCCTCTTTTATGTAATGAATCGTTACTCGCATCTAATGAAAGGGTGACATCATCTTTAAAAATATGTATGTTTAAACGTAAATCCGGATTAATAATATCTACATCAGGTCTTCTGTTAAATTTTTCTCTGAACTGATCTACAATAGCATCCTTTGTTTTTAAGGCAATGTACTGCGAGTGGTTAAAAAAGTCGGAGCGTAAAAGCCCGTCAATAGCTAAAGAGCCATCAACATTCATAAATGTGGACCAATCAATTTTACCAACCGCATCGTATAGCTGTTTATCATTACGGGCTTTAAACTGGTAAAAAGGAACCAATATTTTTAAAGCTAAACGGGCATATAAATTTGCTTTGTACAATAAGGCCTTATCGCCTTCAAAGCTTACCGCTCTTTTTAAACGTTGTGTATTTTGTGCGCCTAATTGTTGTAGTTCTTTTTCTAAAAGAGGCTCTAAACCCTGTTGGGTTTTGGCAATCATTTTAAATTGCCCTTCTGTAATATTTTTCAAAACTTATTTGTATTTGCTTTACACATTGGTCATTACCAAATTAACAACCATGCATTTATGAGGGCGCAATATAACTATTTAAACAGGAAGCCCTATTCAATTATTTTTTGCATTAGTAAAACCCATCAGAAAATAGGTGGCGTGAGTACTTTCATTACCGGTAACAAAAGCCATCAAATACAGTACTATTTTAATTGCCGTGCTCGGCTAACCACTTTATGCAAATGCATGTAACAAAAAGCAGGAAAGACAAAACAAGCATTCTAGGGTTAGTGTAACTGGGTCTATATTTTTTAGCTTCCATCTGTCTATGATTTTATGGTTAACTCAAAAATAAGTTTTCGGTGCTTATATTTTCAGCAAATTGAAAAAACAGGAAAAAAGTGGGGTTTTTACTACTAATTTCCTTTAACTACATCTTAATAACTAGAGGGCTGACTACGAAAAAAGAGCATACTTATTACAAATGTACTCTGCTGACAAATAGTGATTCTCGGCCATCAGTCAATTATTAATATTTGATGCCATTGTTTACAAATATTGCCAAAGTTAATACCTGCATTTGCAGGACTTGTGCTTGGTAAAGCAATATATTTAATGCCACTTTTTTTATCAAAATACTTATTGAAAAGTGCCTGAGATTTTGCTCCATTAAAACCGATAACTTTTAAATGCTGGTGGCCATCTATAAAGCTATCCAAATCATTTGGTTCTTCGTCTTTAATTGCACTATCAAGACTACCTTTTCTATTTGCTTTATGGGCTACATCCCAAACACCAATTTTATTTTTTAGTAGCAGTTCTTTTTTATCAGCATAAGTAAGAGGCAAATCGTTGTTGGTAATTGTCGAAATAATTTTCCAAAATCGGTTTCTTGGGTGTCCATAATACTCATTAAGTTCAATTGATTTGTCGCCAGGTATTGACCCTAAAATCAAAAAGGTAGTATCAGCGTTAGCAATTGGACCGAACGACATTTTAGTATGTACCTCATCAGCTTTTGATACTTGTTTTACCCCCTTCGATTTTTCTGTTGGCATTGATTTTACTTTAGTTAAGGGTTGCCCAATTAAAGAAACTGCTGAACCATTACAACTGAAAATATTTGTATAATTTCTTGTCCTGCCATGAATTTGAAATGCTTGAATTGGAGAGCCGTCCTTTTTTTGATACCATCCATTTTTATTCAACTCATCAGCAATTTGAAGAGTCGTCATTGAATGTTTCGTTTGCTGTAAAAGTTTTTCTATTGCCTCGTGAAGCGTCATTTGTTTTTTATTATGCGTAGTATGTTTAGTTAAGCTTTTCAAGTTCTTGTTTCAGTTCCGCTAATGTCGTTTCCTTAAAAGCTAAATTTTCTAAGGGTTTGTCTGCAATAGTCAGTTTTTGAAATGCCGTCTGAAATTTTCCATCTGCGTTTTTAATAGCTACAATTGTAACTTGTCTGCCAACTGGAACTTTTGAAAAAACATGCTTGCCGTCAACCAGTTTTGCCATTAGTACACCGTCAATGTCAGTAAACACCATTTTTATTTTAGTGTCGGTGACTGTCGGTGATTGCACAA
Proteins encoded:
- a CDS encoding DNA-deoxyinosine glycosylase; the protein is MTTLQIADELNKNGWYQKKDGSPIQAFQIHGRTRNYTNIFSCNGSAVSLIGQPLTKVKSMPTEKSKGVKQVSKADEVHTKMSFGPIANADTTFLILGSIPGDKSIELNEYYGHPRNRFWKIISTITNNDLPLTYADKKELLLKNKIGVWDVAHKANRKGSLDSAIKDEEPNDLDSFIDGHQHLKVIGFNGAKSQALFNKYFDKKSGIKYIALPSTSPANAGINFGNICKQWHQILIID